From Streptosporangium album, the proteins below share one genomic window:
- a CDS encoding DUF1003 domain-containing protein codes for MTERLDQPRQQGLRLRPHYDPEAFGRLSEQIARFLGTARFLVYMTVFVAVWGLWNAFGPESLRFDPYPFIFLTLILSLQASYAAPLILLAQNRQDDRDRIQNELDRGAADRNQADVEYLTREIASLRIALGEVATRDYIRSEFQRLQEDLREEACPPRQGESC; via the coding sequence ATGACTGAACGGCTCGACCAGCCCAGGCAGCAGGGGCTGCGGCTGCGCCCGCACTACGATCCGGAGGCCTTCGGGCGGCTGTCGGAACAGATCGCCCGGTTCCTCGGTACGGCCAGGTTCCTGGTCTACATGACCGTCTTCGTGGCGGTCTGGGGTCTGTGGAACGCCTTCGGCCCGGAGAGCCTGCGCTTCGACCCCTACCCGTTCATCTTCCTCACGCTGATCCTGTCGCTCCAGGCGTCCTACGCCGCGCCGCTGATCCTGCTGGCCCAGAACCGGCAGGACGACCGGGACCGGATCCAGAACGAGCTCGACCGCGGCGCGGCCGACCGGAACCAGGCCGACGTCGAGTATCTGACCCGGGAGATCGCATCCCTGCGCATCGCGCTCGGCGAGGTGGCCACCCGTGACTACATCCGCTCGGAGTTCCAGCGCCTGCAGGAGGATCTCCGGGAGGAGGCATGCCCGCCCCGTCAGGGGGAGAGCTGTTAG
- a CDS encoding MarR family winged helix-turn-helix transcriptional regulator — translation MAGEPREAVGSEELAVWRMLQRAQVRITRALEADLLVEHDLALASYDVLTQLSESPDRRLRMNDLADRVFLSRSGLTRLVDRLQREGLVGREACPSDARGLFAVLTDDGAVRLAEATPTYLRGVRAQFPDILDTDELRRCAAMLNALSPERTP, via the coding sequence ATGGCGGGCGAGCCAAGAGAGGCCGTCGGTTCGGAGGAGCTGGCGGTCTGGCGGATGCTCCAGCGGGCCCAGGTGCGCATCACCCGTGCGCTGGAGGCCGACCTGCTGGTCGAGCACGACCTGGCGCTGGCCTCCTACGACGTGCTCACACAGCTGTCGGAGTCGCCTGACCGGCGGCTGCGGATGAACGACCTCGCCGACCGGGTGTTCCTGTCGCGCAGCGGCCTGACCCGTCTCGTCGACCGCCTCCAGCGTGAGGGCCTGGTCGGACGGGAGGCCTGCCCCAGCGACGCGCGTGGCCTGTTCGCGGTCCTCACCGACGACGGCGCCGTACGGCTGGCCGAGGCCACCCCCACCTATCTGCGCGGTGTCCGCGCCCAGTTCCCGGACATCCTCGACACCGACGAGCTGCGCCGGTGCGCCGCGATGCTGAACGCGCTCTCCCCCGAGCGGACGCCCTAA
- a CDS encoding Mrp/NBP35 family ATP-binding protein — translation MAPTPELVTAALATVNDPEIRRPITELDMVKSVDISPDGMVRVGIFLTVSGCPMKDTITRDVTAAVSRIDGVSGVQVEMDVMSAEQRKTLQTKLRGAKGPEKEIPFAQAGSLTRVFAVASGKGGVGKSSVTVNLAATMAASGLKVGVVDADIYGHSIPRMLGVSERPTKVEDMIMPPVAHDIKVISVGMFKPEGNTPVVWRGPMLDRALHQFLADVYWGDLDILLMDLPPGTGDIAISVAQRMPSAEILVVTTPQQAAAEVAERAGSIAVQTHQQIAGVIENMSWLPCPHCDERISVFGEGGGQTVADALTRTLGARVPLLGQVPIDTRLREGGDEGKPLVLTDPDAPAAAELSRIAAGLSKKSGSLKGMQLGISPTRGR, via the coding sequence ATGGCACCTACACCGGAACTGGTGACGGCCGCCCTGGCGACCGTCAACGACCCTGAGATCCGTCGGCCGATCACCGAGCTCGACATGGTCAAGAGCGTCGACATCTCCCCCGACGGGATGGTCCGCGTCGGGATCTTCCTCACGGTGTCGGGCTGCCCCATGAAGGACACCATCACCCGTGACGTCACCGCCGCGGTCTCCAGGATCGACGGAGTCAGTGGCGTCCAGGTCGAGATGGACGTGATGAGCGCCGAGCAGCGCAAGACGCTGCAGACCAAGCTGCGCGGCGCCAAGGGCCCCGAGAAGGAGATCCCCTTCGCCCAGGCGGGCTCGCTGACCCGCGTCTTCGCGGTCGCGTCCGGCAAGGGCGGCGTGGGCAAGTCCTCCGTCACCGTCAACCTGGCGGCCACGATGGCCGCGAGCGGCCTCAAGGTCGGCGTCGTGGACGCCGACATCTACGGCCACAGCATCCCCCGCATGCTCGGCGTCTCCGAACGCCCCACCAAGGTCGAGGACATGATCATGCCGCCGGTGGCGCATGACATCAAGGTCATCTCGGTCGGCATGTTCAAGCCGGAGGGCAACACCCCGGTCGTGTGGCGGGGCCCGATGCTGGACCGCGCGCTGCACCAGTTCCTCGCCGACGTCTACTGGGGCGACCTCGACATCCTGCTGATGGACCTGCCCCCCGGCACCGGCGACATCGCGATCTCGGTGGCGCAGCGGATGCCGTCGGCGGAGATCCTCGTGGTGACCACCCCGCAGCAGGCCGCCGCCGAGGTGGCCGAGCGCGCCGGGTCGATCGCCGTGCAGACCCACCAGCAGATCGCGGGCGTCATCGAGAACATGTCCTGGCTGCCCTGCCCGCACTGCGACGAGCGGATCTCCGTCTTCGGCGAGGGCGGCGGCCAGACCGTGGCCGACGCGCTCACCCGCACCCTCGGCGCCCGCGTGCCGCTCCTCGGCCAGGTGCCGATCGACACGCGGCTGCGTGAGGGCGGCGACGAGGGCAAGCCCCTCGTGCTCACCGACCCCGACGCCCCGGCCGCGGCCGAGCTGAGCCGTATCGCCGCCGGGCTGAGCAAGAAGTCGGGCAGCCTCAAGGGCATGCAGCTCGGCATCTCCCCCACCAGGGGCCGCTAG
- a CDS encoding sec-independent translocase — MFGLGWPEIVALVVIALLVFGPEKLPQAAAQAGKTLRNLRQMANNAKSDLQAGLGPEFADFDPADLNPKNFVRKHLTGELEDDWNRSSTSTASAAPTHVDSYAAEAAGELGYGELPPYDSEAT; from the coding sequence GTGTTCGGACTCGGCTGGCCTGAGATCGTGGCGCTGGTGGTCATCGCCCTGCTCGTCTTCGGCCCGGAGAAGCTTCCGCAGGCCGCTGCTCAGGCGGGCAAGACGCTGCGCAACCTCCGTCAGATGGCCAACAACGCCAAGAGCGACCTGCAGGCCGGGCTGGGTCCAGAGTTCGCCGACTTCGACCCGGCCGACCTCAACCCGAAGAACTTCGTCCGCAAGCATCTCACCGGAGAGCTGGAGGACGACTGGAACCGCTCCTCGACCTCCACGGCGTCCGCCGCTCCGACCCATGTCGACTCCTACGCGGCTGAGGCGGCCGGTGAGCTGGGATACGGCGAGCTCCCGCCGTATGACTCCGAAGCGACCTGA
- a CDS encoding S1C family serine protease — MTDETRTHDAQDAQGRTPSDFTDDAGQSPPASRPHFLPAGEASPSPGEQPGNDGWSQLGEPPGQGRWSQAGQPDDIGRPGEGGWGDPSGRVRQDTAVFGPPVGPPPPPSQAFGMGAGWAPPPGGFPGAAVSPRPAPRTSTMVILAVLVALLASTLGSVGTYLLTRPDVSGRDPSFTLGKAPSGSNSRPPDSIAGVAAKVLPSVVSLAVDGGTSAATGSGFLIKGGYVVTNNHVVAAAAPGGEIQIQFSNRKSTSARIIGRDPESDLAVVKPDETFGAPEISLGNSDNVVVGDPVVAIGSPLGLVGTVTSGIVSSLNRPVQAGEENSSDTTWLSAIQTDAAINPGNSGGPLVNASGEVIGVNSAIATLGRSAGGQSGSIGLGFAIPVNHARRIAEELVANGVAKKSRIGVTLDQTYRGTGVRIDSEAKGGTRPVEPDGPADKAGLKPGDVILEIDGTVVQDSTELIALIRNKAPGEKLTVKFQRGGQEKTATVIVGAAAVRPTPQPS; from the coding sequence ATGACCGACGAGACCCGTACCCACGACGCGCAGGACGCGCAGGGGCGTACGCCGTCGGACTTCACCGACGACGCGGGCCAGTCCCCACCGGCCTCCCGCCCGCACTTCCTGCCCGCCGGCGAGGCGTCGCCCTCCCCCGGCGAGCAGCCCGGAAACGACGGCTGGAGCCAGCTCGGCGAGCCGCCGGGCCAGGGGCGCTGGAGCCAGGCCGGGCAGCCGGACGACATCGGGCGGCCCGGCGAGGGCGGCTGGGGCGATCCGTCGGGCAGGGTGCGGCAGGACACGGCGGTCTTCGGTCCGCCGGTCGGTCCGCCTCCTCCGCCCTCCCAGGCGTTCGGCATGGGCGCCGGCTGGGCGCCCCCTCCCGGTGGATTCCCGGGCGCGGCCGTTTCCCCCCGTCCCGCGCCGCGTACCAGCACGATGGTCATCCTCGCCGTGCTGGTCGCACTGCTGGCCTCGACGTTGGGGAGTGTCGGCACCTATCTGCTCACCCGGCCCGACGTCTCGGGCCGCGATCCGTCCTTCACGCTGGGGAAGGCGCCGAGCGGCTCCAACTCCCGGCCCCCGGACTCCATCGCGGGAGTGGCGGCCAAGGTTCTGCCCAGCGTGGTCTCGCTGGCCGTCGACGGCGGCACCAGCGCGGCCACCGGCTCCGGCTTCCTGATCAAGGGAGGCTATGTGGTGACCAACAACCACGTGGTCGCCGCCGCCGCGCCGGGCGGTGAGATCCAGATCCAGTTCAGCAACCGCAAGTCCACCTCGGCCCGGATCATCGGCCGTGACCCCGAGTCCGACCTCGCGGTGGTCAAACCCGACGAGACCTTCGGCGCCCCGGAGATCAGCCTCGGAAACTCCGACAACGTGGTCGTGGGCGACCCGGTCGTCGCCATCGGCTCCCCGCTCGGCCTCGTCGGCACCGTCACCTCCGGCATCGTCAGCTCGCTCAACCGTCCGGTCCAGGCAGGTGAGGAGAACAGTTCCGACACCACCTGGCTCAGCGCCATCCAGACCGACGCGGCCATCAACCCCGGAAACTCCGGAGGTCCGCTGGTCAACGCCAGCGGCGAGGTCATCGGGGTCAACTCGGCGATCGCCACGCTCGGCAGGTCGGCCGGCGGGCAGAGCGGCAGCATCGGCCTCGGCTTCGCCATCCCGGTGAACCACGCGCGCCGGATCGCCGAGGAACTGGTCGCCAACGGTGTCGCCAAGAAGTCACGGATCGGCGTCACCCTCGACCAGACCTACCGGGGCACCGGGGTCCGCATCGACAGCGAGGCCAAGGGCGGCACCCGCCCGGTCGAGCCGGACGGCCCCGCAGACAAGGCGGGTCTGAAGCCCGGCGACGTCATCCTGGAGATCGACGGGACGGTGGTGCAGGACAGCACCGAGCTGATCGCGCTGATCCGGAACAAGGCTCCCGGTGAGAAGCTGACGGTCAAGTTCCAGCGGGGCGGGCAGGAGAAGACGGCCACCGTGATCGTCGGCGCCGCGGCCGTGCGGCCCACACCCCAGCCCTCCTGA
- a CDS encoding sigma-E factor regulatory protein RseB domain-containing protein: protein MLLGLVMGGPAHAGPAHAAPPDEAESEDTGLHLLREAAAASRARGYSGTQYVTTWGRFGAVSSVLEVRNVPGEGLAVRAQPSGLVQLVDPASPAGGMSAPSEVMLAVMARNYRVVTAGEGRACGRRARLVDVVRADGTVAARYWLDAAGGPVLRRELLDGQGKVVHAGAFVDLTLGPVRRASASVPDPGGFDLGELPGLRARGWRFPEVLPGRLELFAAHDTSPGYLYLGYSDGLSVMSVFVQSGVLDEEHLRGWHAQRRNGHTIWIRDSAEQEMIWASGGHVYTVFADAPADMVDAAVAILPHEPVPNLWARLGRGASRLLSWVNPFG from the coding sequence ATGCTGCTGGGGCTGGTGATGGGCGGCCCGGCACACGCCGGCCCGGCACACGCCGCCCCGCCGGACGAGGCCGAGAGCGAGGACACCGGCCTGCACCTGCTGCGCGAGGCGGCGGCCGCAAGCCGTGCCCGGGGATACTCCGGCACGCAGTACGTCACCACGTGGGGCCGTTTCGGCGCTGTCTCCTCGGTGCTGGAGGTCCGCAACGTCCCCGGTGAGGGGCTGGCAGTGCGCGCCCAGCCGTCGGGCCTGGTCCAGCTGGTGGATCCCGCCAGTCCCGCCGGCGGCATGTCGGCCCCGTCCGAGGTCATGCTCGCGGTGATGGCCCGTAACTACCGGGTCGTGACCGCCGGTGAGGGGCGCGCCTGCGGGCGGCGGGCCCGCCTGGTGGACGTCGTGCGCGCGGACGGCACGGTCGCCGCCCGTTACTGGCTCGACGCGGCGGGGGGACCGGTGCTCCGCCGGGAGCTCCTCGACGGCCAGGGCAAGGTCGTCCACGCGGGCGCCTTCGTCGATCTGACCCTTGGCCCGGTGCGGAGGGCCTCCGCTTCCGTGCCCGATCCCGGCGGGTTCGACCTCGGTGAGCTACCCGGGCTGCGCGCCCGGGGCTGGCGTTTCCCCGAGGTGCTGCCCGGCCGCCTCGAACTGTTCGCCGCCCACGACACCTCTCCTGGATACTTGTATCTAGGGTATTCGGATGGCCTGTCGGTTATGTCGGTTTTCGTCCAGTCTGGTGTGCTTGATGAAGAGCATCTCCGGGGCTGGCATGCTCAACGGCGTAACGGGCATACGATCTGGATTCGGGACTCAGCCGAGCAGGAGATGATCTGGGCGAGTGGAGGTCATGTCTACACCGTCTTCGCGGACGCGCCGGCCGACATGGTCGACGCCGCGGTCGCGATCCTGCCGCACGAGCCTGTGCCCAACCTGTGGGCGCGGCTCGGCCGAGGGGCGAGCCGCCTTCTGTCCTGGGTCAATCCCTTCGGATAA
- a CDS encoding anti-sigma factor family protein → MSHLGERVSALVDGELNHHERDRALSHLAFCAGCRSEVDAMRALKSRLRSLDGPAMPADLTMSLLRMSEPGGPLPPRERPFPAGRTFGGAPIPGMHSVAPPDNRPRGRAGRPRRARRAGYVAVGVASAAVAIGTLFVAGGSNPSPRVPPVDMFANQHRNTAPYGGPATPTFSPTP, encoded by the coding sequence ATGAGTCATCTTGGAGAGCGCGTTTCCGCACTGGTCGACGGTGAGCTGAACCACCACGAGCGCGACCGGGCCCTGTCTCATCTGGCCTTCTGCGCCGGCTGCCGGTCCGAGGTCGACGCCATGCGGGCTCTGAAGAGCCGGCTGCGATCGCTGGACGGGCCCGCGATGCCCGCCGACCTGACCATGTCGCTGCTGCGGATGTCCGAGCCGGGAGGCCCGCTGCCGCCGCGTGAGCGCCCCTTTCCGGCCGGACGCACGTTCGGCGGGGCGCCGATCCCGGGCATGCACAGCGTGGCGCCACCGGACAACCGGCCCCGCGGCCGCGCCGGAAGACCCCGCAGGGCCAGAAGGGCGGGCTACGTCGCGGTAGGCGTCGCCTCGGCGGCCGTGGCGATCGGCACCCTGTTCGTCGCGGGCGGTTCCAACCCCAGCCCGCGTGTCCCGCCGGTCGACATGTTCGCCAACCAGCACAGGAACACCGCGCCTTACGGGGGGCCGGCGACGCCGACCTTCTCCCCCACTCCGTGA
- the sigE gene encoding RNA polymerase sigma factor SigE, which translates to MPDWTPPTWEEVVRNHSARVYRLAYRLTGNVHDAEDLTQEVFVRVFRSLSNYTPGTFEGWLHRITTNLFLDMARRKQRIRFEGLADDAAERLRGREPSPAQVYDDAHLEPDIQAALDALAPEFRAAVVLCDIEGLSYEEIAATLGVKLGTVRSRIHRGRAQLREALEHRAPRGDQLPPTITRGEGLA; encoded by the coding sequence ATGCCTGACTGGACGCCTCCCACCTGGGAGGAGGTTGTCAGGAATCACTCGGCGCGCGTATACCGGCTGGCCTACCGGCTGACCGGCAACGTTCACGACGCCGAGGATCTCACGCAGGAGGTCTTCGTCCGGGTCTTCAGGTCCCTGTCGAACTACACGCCGGGCACCTTCGAAGGCTGGCTGCATCGCATCACCACCAACCTGTTCCTCGACATGGCGCGGCGCAAGCAGCGCATCAGGTTCGAGGGACTCGCCGACGACGCCGCCGAGCGGCTGCGCGGACGCGAGCCCTCTCCCGCCCAGGTGTACGACGACGCCCATCTGGAGCCGGACATCCAGGCGGCGCTCGACGCGCTCGCGCCGGAGTTCCGCGCGGCCGTCGTGCTGTGCGACATCGAGGGACTGTCCTACGAGGAGATCGCCGCCACATTGGGCGTGAAGCTCGGCACGGTCCGCAGCCGCATCCACCGCGGCCGGGCCCAGTTGCGTGAGGCGCTGGAGCACCGGGCGCCACGTGGCGACCAACTCCCCCCGACCATCACCCGCGGGGAGGGACTCGCATGA
- a CDS encoding O-methyltransferase, translated as MAETPTSPLEATLAYAEEFHTEDEILLTARQRGAEVGAPPILPGGGAALCFLATAVNARAVVEIGTGCGVSGLWLLRGMRQDGTLTSVDVEPEHQRLARQSFAQAGFSGGRIRLITGRALDVLPRLSDGGYDLVFCGGTKQEYGDYLAEAVRLLRPGGIVVFDNALWNNRVADPAQRDPDTVAVRELGKLVRSDERLRPLMMPLGDGILAAVKLTD; from the coding sequence ATGGCAGAGACGCCGACAAGTCCGTTGGAGGCCACTCTGGCCTATGCCGAGGAATTCCACACGGAGGACGAGATTCTGCTCACCGCGCGTCAGCGCGGCGCGGAGGTGGGAGCGCCCCCGATCCTGCCCGGCGGTGGCGCCGCCCTCTGTTTCCTCGCCACGGCCGTCAATGCCCGTGCGGTCGTGGAGATCGGCACCGGCTGCGGAGTGTCAGGGCTGTGGCTGCTACGCGGCATGCGCCAGGACGGCACGCTGACCAGCGTGGACGTGGAGCCGGAGCACCAGCGCCTGGCACGGCAGAGCTTCGCCCAGGCCGGTTTCTCCGGTGGCCGGATCAGGCTGATCACCGGCCGTGCCCTGGACGTTCTGCCCCGCCTGTCCGACGGTGGTTACGACCTGGTCTTCTGTGGCGGGACCAAGCAGGAGTACGGCGACTATCTGGCCGAGGCCGTCCGCCTGCTCCGCCCCGGCGGCATCGTGGTCTTCGACAACGCCCTGTGGAACAACAGGGTCGCCGACCCCGCGCAGCGCGACCCGGACACCGTCGCCGTGCGGGAGCTGGGCAAGCTGGTCCGTTCCGACGAACGGCTCCGGCCGCTGATGATGCCCCTGGGCGACGGCATCCTGGCCGCCGTCAAACTCACCGACTAG
- a CDS encoding helix-turn-helix domain-containing protein has product MPKLLHARPPMDAEEKRQICKLAGARHAPADWIMRAQIIVFSWQGLRTSAIAAKLGCHMQTVRERIERFNAEGLAGLGDRPGAGRKPRITELERGQLIALARSTPPGRLVRDEAGDLAAADEGGPPQWTLDSLTAAARAQGIVIARSQVRRILLKEKVRWRHPRSWTTSTDPDFAPKGPRSSAATPTRRPVPRSSAPTSWDR; this is encoded by the coding sequence ATGCCGAAACTGCTGCATGCGCGTCCACCGATGGACGCCGAAGAGAAACGACAGATCTGCAAGCTGGCCGGGGCCCGTCATGCCCCGGCCGACTGGATCATGAGAGCGCAGATCATCGTGTTCAGCTGGCAGGGGCTGCGCACCAGCGCCATTGCCGCCAAGCTGGGCTGTCACATGCAGACCGTACGCGAGCGGATCGAGCGCTTCAACGCCGAAGGCCTGGCCGGCCTGGGCGACCGACCCGGGGCAGGCCGCAAACCACGCATCACCGAGCTCGAACGCGGACAGCTCATCGCGCTAGCGCGCTCGACTCCGCCCGGACGGCTGGTCCGCGACGAGGCCGGGGACCTGGCCGCGGCCGATGAGGGCGGCCCGCCGCAGTGGACGCTGGACAGCCTGACCGCCGCCGCCCGCGCGCAGGGCATCGTCATCGCGCGCAGCCAGGTCCGCCGGATCCTGCTCAAAGAGAAGGTCCGCTGGCGCCATCCCCGCTCTTGGACCACCTCGACCGATCCGGACTTCGCCCCAAAAGGGCCGAGGTCATCGGCTGCTACACCGACCCGCCGCCCGGTACCACGGTCATCTGCGCCGACGAGCTGGGACCGGTGA
- a CDS encoding transposase, protein MCADELGPVTPRTFPPAPGWSVDGHRIKAPLTYSRGTDKSWVYGGLRIRDGIELTFCAPSRDSDGWIGLLQQIARANRRGPIVVITDNLSSHSSWKVRQWLLRHPRIRQVFIPVKACWLNLAEGWWRLLRRAAFAGQTFADATEIAHAVTLATAQLNAHAHPWIWGRPPPQPRALRRKFVYLL, encoded by the coding sequence ATCTGCGCCGACGAGCTGGGACCGGTGACCCCGCGCACCTTCCCGCCCGCGCCCGGCTGGTCGGTCGACGGACACCGGATTAAAGCGCCGCTGACCTACTCCCGCGGCACCGACAAGAGCTGGGTATACGGCGGCCTGCGCATCCGCGATGGCATCGAGCTCACCTTCTGCGCGCCCTCACGCGACAGCGACGGCTGGATCGGGCTGCTTCAGCAGATCGCCAGGGCCAACCGACGCGGCCCGATCGTGGTCATCACCGACAACCTGTCCAGCCATTCCAGCTGGAAGGTCCGCCAGTGGTTGCTGCGGCATCCACGTATTCGCCAGGTGTTCATCCCGGTCAAGGCCTGCTGGCTGAACCTGGCCGAGGGTTGGTGGCGGCTGCTGCGCCGGGCCGCGTTCGCCGGGCAGACCTTCGCCGACGCCACCGAGATCGCCCACGCGGTCACCCTCGCTACCGCCCAGCTCAACGCCCACGCCCATCCCTGGATCTGGGGACGACCGCCCCCGCAGCCCCGAGCCCTGCGCCGCAAGTTCGTCTATTTGCTATGA
- a CDS encoding leucyl aminopeptidase family protein encodes MPISPYLLLPRAAYGQGLSAVTPPGAVDGPGGGGAAGSPAAPDAHLLAVPFGADLAPEIDLPLPAAALLAHYEAKGEAGEIVEVPVANGDAVGRVLLYGVGDGSATALRKAGAAVARRGKGKDAIRVVLPEGPVAAFVEGALLATYTFRIGEPKSTPAAVIEFVGDGAEAEVAKGEVVAGAVTLARDLANTPSSVKTPAWLAERAAEQGVTTRVWDEEELRSGRFGGILAVGQGSPHPPRLIQLSYEPEGATGHVVLVGKGITYDTGGLSLKPTEGMKFMKTDMAGGAVVIAVLGALASLGVRVRVTGLIAAAENSFSGTAQRPSDVITQYGGRTVEVLNTDAEGRLVMADALAYADAELDPDVMVDIATLTGAISIALSKHLGAVFASDDDLAAELAEAGESTGERLWRMPLIDDYVPALESTVADLANIETGSTYGAGSITAALFLREFTGKRPWAHLDIAGVGRSTVDEGVFSKGATGYGVRLLLDWLSSASFLIANRRTCGAGLGAAGAVVPRSRDGRGR; translated from the coding sequence ATGCCTATATCTCCTTATCTGCTGCTGCCTCGCGCGGCCTACGGGCAGGGCCTGTCCGCCGTGACGCCCCCGGGAGCCGTCGACGGGCCGGGCGGTGGAGGGGCCGCGGGCTCACCCGCAGCCCCGGACGCCCACCTGCTCGCGGTCCCCTTCGGGGCGGACCTCGCCCCCGAGATCGACCTGCCGCTGCCCGCCGCCGCGCTGCTGGCCCACTACGAGGCCAAGGGCGAGGCCGGAGAGATCGTCGAGGTTCCCGTCGCGAACGGCGACGCCGTGGGCAGGGTGCTGCTCTACGGGGTCGGAGACGGCTCGGCCACGGCCCTGCGCAAGGCCGGCGCGGCCGTGGCCAGGCGGGGCAAGGGCAAGGACGCGATCAGGGTCGTGCTGCCCGAGGGGCCGGTCGCCGCGTTCGTGGAGGGCGCGCTGCTGGCCACCTACACGTTCCGGATCGGCGAGCCGAAGTCCACGCCGGCGGCGGTGATCGAGTTCGTCGGCGACGGTGCCGAGGCCGAGGTCGCCAAGGGCGAGGTGGTCGCCGGGGCCGTCACCTTGGCCAGGGACCTGGCCAACACGCCCTCCTCGGTGAAGACCCCCGCCTGGCTCGCCGAGCGCGCCGCCGAGCAGGGTGTCACCACGAGGGTGTGGGACGAGGAGGAGCTGCGGTCCGGAAGGTTCGGCGGCATCCTGGCCGTCGGCCAGGGCTCGCCGCACCCGCCGCGCCTGATCCAGCTCTCCTACGAGCCCGAGGGCGCGACCGGGCACGTCGTCCTGGTCGGTAAGGGCATCACCTACGACACCGGTGGTCTGTCCCTCAAGCCGACCGAGGGCATGAAGTTCATGAAGACCGACATGGCCGGCGGCGCGGTCGTCATCGCGGTCCTCGGCGCGCTGGCCTCGCTCGGCGTGCGGGTCCGGGTCACCGGTCTGATCGCCGCCGCGGAGAACTCCTTCTCCGGTACGGCCCAGCGCCCCTCCGACGTGATCACACAGTACGGCGGGCGGACCGTCGAGGTCCTCAACACCGACGCCGAAGGCCGCCTGGTGATGGCCGACGCGCTGGCCTACGCCGACGCCGAGCTCGACCCGGACGTCATGGTCGACATCGCCACGCTGACCGGAGCGATCAGCATCGCCCTGAGCAAGCACCTCGGCGCCGTCTTCGCCTCCGACGACGACCTGGCCGCGGAGCTGGCCGAGGCGGGGGAGAGCACCGGTGAGCGGCTCTGGCGGATGCCGTTGATCGACGACTACGTGCCGGCGCTCGAGTCCACCGTGGCCGACCTGGCCAACATCGAGACCGGGTCGACCTACGGCGCGGGCTCCATCACCGCGGCGCTGTTCCTGCGCGAGTTCACCGGCAAGCGGCCGTGGGCCCACCTGGACATCGCCGGGGTCGGCCGCAGCACCGTGGACGAGGGCGTCTTCAGCAAGGGCGCCACCGGCTACGGCGTGCGCCTGCTGCTCGACTGGCTGTCTAGTGCTTCGTTCCTCATAGCAAATAGACGAACTTGCGGCGCAGGGCTCGGGGCTGCGGGGGCGGTCGTCCCCAGATCCAGGGATGGGCGTGGGCGTTGA
- a CDS encoding DUF3117 domain-containing protein, translated as MAAMKPRTGDGPLEVVKEGRGIVMRVPLEGGGRLVVELSADEASALGEELKKVVV; from the coding sequence ATGGCGGCTATGAAGCCGAGGACCGGTGATGGTCCGCTGGAGGTCGTCAAAGAAGGCAGGGGAATCGTCATGCGGGTTCCCTTGGAGGGTGGCGGCCGGCTCGTCGTCGAGCTCTCGGCGGACGAGGCAAGCGCCCTTGGCGAGGAATTGAAGAAGGTCGTCGTCTGA
- a CDS encoding PaaX family transcriptional regulator C-terminal domain-containing protein: MNARAALFDLYGDHLRSRGGRASVAALVRLLAPLDIAAPAVRTAVSRMVRQGWLAPARLPRGPGYEVTPKCVRRLDETALRIYRVGTITWTGRWHVLVVEPVRERSRRERLRADLAFLGYAPLSETTWIGPRASPELGGLLAGEGIHADRFDAVLDGDPQALAARTWDLDGIGSAYEDWLARAVDLIGGLPRDAAADRVFAVRSRLLHGWRNFLFRDPGLPAELLPPGWPGEKARAYFEQEAARLLPAAAAFVDRHLAEP; the protein is encoded by the coding sequence GTGAACGCCCGTGCCGCTCTCTTCGATCTGTATGGAGACCATCTGCGGTCTCGAGGCGGTCGCGCGTCCGTAGCCGCCCTGGTCCGCCTGCTCGCGCCGTTGGACATCGCCGCTCCCGCGGTCCGCACCGCCGTCTCGCGGATGGTGCGGCAGGGCTGGCTGGCCCCCGCCCGACTCCCCCGGGGCCCGGGATACGAGGTCACCCCCAAGTGCGTACGCCGTCTCGACGAGACGGCTCTGAGAATTTACCGAGTTGGGACGATCACCTGGACGGGCCGATGGCATGTGCTCGTGGTCGAGCCGGTGCGTGAGCGGTCCCGGCGGGAACGGCTCAGGGCCGACCTCGCCTTCCTCGGATACGCCCCCCTGTCGGAGACGACCTGGATAGGTCCGCGGGCCTCCCCCGAGCTCGGCGGACTCCTGGCCGGCGAGGGCATCCACGCCGACCGGTTCGACGCGGTGCTCGACGGCGACCCCCAGGCCCTGGCCGCCCGGACCTGGGACCTGGACGGCATCGGCTCGGCGTACGAGGACTGGCTGGCCCGGGCGGTCGACCTGATCGGCGGGCTGCCCCGTGACGCCGCCGCCGACCGGGTGTTCGCCGTCCGGAGCAGGTTGCTGCACGGCTGGCGCAACTTCCTGTTCCGCGACCCGGGGCTCCCCGCCGAGCTGCTGCCGCCGGGCTGGCCGGGGGAGAAGGCCAGAGCCTACTTCGAGCAGGAGGCCGCCCGCCTGCTCCCCGCCGCCGCCGCGTTCGTCGACCGCCACCTCGCCGAGCCGTAG